The proteins below are encoded in one region of Aspergillus nidulans FGSC A4 chromosome III:
- a CDS encoding MDM20/NAA25 family protein (transcript_id=CADANIAT00005998), producing the protein MSTNDAVFQRRNKQIEDAIDGQNLKQALQLIEKRIKKGEDTPFLKAWRAQILFHHADEAHRQRGIAETLQLCKADPAVTDLDSLEMLYETLQKIGGHEETMRSIWERAAKAKPQLRDIQTRWFDYAFEGDDWKSAQKNNFPKKRKYYIWAIFLCYLLAVDEASSETDRKLFGTLAYRMVSKAAESVPADPKELLSPPRAIQSAEELLLLVRIFESQGRHAEIIKILDSDNLGINSRIIQNDWSFVGVKLSNLEKAKMWTEGLLYAKELLAIPSSEEERKAIQERDDWAVWHLLVTATQKIDTADSQSGAVKQEELLLACQAYFDHAKNKLYCFGDLLDYLPALSKDSIRSFVEYASKNSGNTEVTGPFRGVAVINALKLEYCFLLSSNASDVSREEVEDFVSRCLKEYREVERPDRGSAPSTIESQPSDDLCILAAMGLLRFSGNWVSRKQEEIPDIMLIRAAAILERLIVDSPHNYQALLLLVRLYLRLGVGSLALKTFSKLSVKQMQFETVAHNLFTRLATIHPHSAPPIDGAEYKDFNPQSAFVQAMIFYLSANATSTRHRSNGLEYGSYINVEGTIELQRRLKRSICRRMWALEVKRVQRLTGGEPVGRYDEMARDTSPLVDQRTFDAFMNCEAPGQPTFEQLMRVGPLPQKHWVTSAQMTDRLWGLLKDLAVQKPILATPEIPELDKLVGASAESEMTPSEIECTRTNLSLLRLAVYISGSKSVTSEQVEKSLGLLEEWLKSKLEALATDGNSISPIMSQTTIFLQSDAPYAPTWRFFHGIFSILDSVKALVFLCSTASRKGSKGAKLPKDRVESLLDLGRKVHQGAHANIRALKKRLSEPGKLGSLMDLVIAGKGIGEDGDQLRGELEKMLDTSSLELFCGELMESWDEALGGMLAVRM; encoded by the exons ATGTCGACCAACGACGCCGTGTTCCAACGGCGAAACAAGCAGATCGAAGATGCCATTGACGGACAGAATCTGAAGCAGGCGCTGCAGCTGATTGAAAAGAGGATcaagaaaggagaagataCGCCATTTTTAAAG GCATGGAGGGCGCAAATTCTATTCCATCACGCCGACGAAGCCCACCGCCAGCGGGGTATTGCAGAGACTCTCCAGCTGTGTAAAGCGGACCCAGCGGTGACCGACCTTGACTCTCTGGAGATGCTGTATGAGACGTTGCAGAAGATCGGTGGACATGAGGAGACTATGAGGAGTATCTGGGAGAGGGCTGCGAAAGCCAAACCGCAGCTTCGGGACATACAGACGAGGTGGTTCGACTACGCTTTCGAAGGAGACGACTGGAAGTCGGCGCAAAAG AATAACTTCccaaagaagcgaaagtattatatctgggccatcttcctctgttACCTTCTTGCTGTCGACGAAGCCAGCTCCGAAACGGACCGAAAACTCTTTGGTACCCTTGCATATCGCATGGTTTCAAAAGCCGCTGAAAGCGTTCCGGCAGATCCG AAGGAATTACTGAGCCCTCCTAGAGCTATCCAATCAGCTGAGGAGCTATTGTTACTTGTTAGGATCTTCGAATCTCAAGGGCGACATGCCGAAATCATCAAGATCTTAGATAGTGACAACCTTGGCATTAACTCGAGGATTATTCAAAACGACTGGTCCTTCGTTGGCGTCAAACTGTCCAACTTGGAAAAGGCCAAGATGTGGACTGAAGGCTTGTTATATGCTAAGGAGCTTCTTGCTATCCCttccagtgaggaagagagaaaggcTATACAGGAGCGTGACGATTGGGCTGTCTGGCATTTACTTGTCACCGCTACGCAGAAGATTGACACCGCAGA ctcccaaTCGGGAGCGGTGAAACAGGAAGAGTTGCTGTTAGCTTGCCAGGCTTATTTTGACCATGCCAAAAACAAGCTTTACTGTTTTGGCGATCTCTTGGACTATCTACCAGCCTTAAGTAAAGACTCTATCAGATCGTTTGTGGAATATGCGTCAAAGAATTCTGGAAATACAGAG GTAACTGGCCCATTCAGAGGTGTTGCTGTAATCAACGCCCTGAAATTGGAGTACTGTTTCCTATTGTCGTCAAATGCGTCGGACGTGTCTAGAGAGGAAGTAGAAGACTTTGTTTCGCGCTGTTTGAAAGAGTATCGCGAGGTCGAACGTCCTGACCGAGGTTCTGCGCCGTCTACTATTGAAAGCCAGCCAAGTGATGACCTATGCATCCTCGCAGCCATGGGTTTACTCCGTTTCAGTGGTAATTGGGTCtcgagaaagcaggaagaaatccCTGATATTATGCTCATCCGCGCCGCTGCAATTCTAGAGCGTTTGATCGTCGATTCTCCGCATAACTACCAAGCATTGCTCCTTCTCGTGCGGCTTTACCTGCGCTTGGGCGTAGGATCTCTCGCACTGAAAACGTTTAGCAAGCTTTCGGTCAAGCAAATGCAGTTCGAGACAGTCGCCCATAATCTCTTTACTCGTCTTGCAACTATTCACCCTCACTCAGCACCGCCCATCGATGGTGCAGAATACAAGGACTTCAATCCCCAGTCAGCCTTTGTGCAAGCTATGATATTCTACCTTAGTGCAAATGCCACTTCGACCAGACATCGCTCAAATGGTCTGGAGTACGGCAGCTATATTAACGTCGAGGGGACCATCGAGCTTCAAAGGCGACTTAAACGAAGCATCTGCCGCAGGATGTGGGCGCTGGAAGTGAAACGAGTACAAAGACTGACGGGTGGGGAGCCTGTTGGACGTTACGATGAAATGG CGAGAGACACTTCGCCGTTAGTTGACCAGCGTACGTTTGATGCATTCATGAATTGCGAAGCGCCTGGTCAACCTACTTTCGAGCAGCTGATGCGTGTAGGCCCTCTGCCCCAG AAACACTGGGTTACGTCAGCGCAAATGACCGATAGACTCTGGGGACTCCTCAAAGACTTGGCGGTCCAGAAGCCGATCTTAGCAACGCCGGAGATCCCTGAGCTTGATAAGCTCGTGGGAGCTAGCGCGGAGTCTGAGATGACTCCTTCAGAGATCGAGTGCACAAGAACCAACCTGAGTCTCCTAAGGTTGGCTGTTTATATCAGTGGATCAAAATCTGTTACATCCGAGCAAGTTGAAAAGagtcttggtcttctggagGAGTGGTTGAAATCCAAATTAGAAGCTCTGGCCACGGACGGGAACAGTATCTCCCCGATCATGTCACAAACAACCATTTTCTTACAGTCGGATGCTCCATATGCACCAACATGGCGGTTCTTCCACGGTATTTTCAGCATACTTGACTCCGTGAAGGCGTTAGTTTTTCTGTGCTCCACCGCATCGAGAAAGGGCTCAAAGGGCGCCAAGTTACCCAAGGATCGAGTCGAAAGCTTATTGGATTTGGGGCGTAAGGTACACCAGGGCGCCCATGCGAACATCCGCGCCCTCAAGAAACGGTTGTCTGAGCCAGGGAAGCTTGGCTCATTGATGGACCTGGTTATTGCTGGCAAGGGCATTGGTGAAGATGGCGACCAGCTTCGCGGTGAGCTCGAGAAAATGCTTGATACATCGTCCTTGGAACTCTTCTGTGGCGAGTTGATGGAGAGTTGGGATGAGGCACTTGGTGGAATGTTGGCTGTGAGGATGTGA
- a CDS encoding uncharacterized protein (transcript_id=CADANIAT00005999) encodes MFGAELVGRETGGQSTDQPYSYRDSARTWDTVTQSVLKAPGWEDSYAVITIEADKHGNGAHQETVAPSDLRQYAKLANASQILYAPLIFVTKLSIFLLYLRVFASARRGMTYLSIHLLIWFNLAFYLANFFLKIFQCIPRAKIWDSNTSGHCININIPILVTAAINVVSDLLMLCLPIICVWRLQMSIRRKLGISAIFAAGIFGCFASIMRLEVSVRDRNTKDPTYDWYTEITCGILASCLPALPTFFRHFFGKARTMLSRSRTRGSSNRSQDRSLEKATELYTLTYPRGQKHHIITDNRLIDQDRELDDDRTQIFSGPSYAVTEARVEGRTPLGQRAYHGDDTVLNGEDGSGHCRGILKVVEPSLRKGGGPTRGTQKHWRNFACLDNFSQQPPHRQPVVSPITTVAMAQERSGIAVGLNKGHKTTPLNTPKTRISRSKGKASRRTAFVRDIAREVVGLAPYERRVIELLRNAQDKRARKLAKKRLGTFTRGKRKVEDMQRVIAEARRVGAH; translated from the exons ATGTTTGGCGCCGAGTTGGTTGGTCGCGAGACCGGCGGTCAATCCACGGACCAGCCATATAGCTACCGAGACTCGGCTCGAACTTGGGATACGGTTACCCAGTCG GTCTTGAAAGCGCCAGGATGGGAAGACT CATATGCCGTGATCACGATTGAAGCGGACAAACATGGCAACGGGGCTCATCAGGAAACAGTGGCGCCGTCGGACTTACGCCAGTACGCGAAA CTGGCCAACGCTTCGCAAATACTCTATGCGCCTTTGATCTTCGTCACAAAGCTGTCTATTTTCCTTCTGTACCTGCGCGTGTTTGCGTCAGCCCGGCGAGGCATGACATATCTATCCATTCACTTGCTGATTTGGTTCAATCTGGCCTTCTACTTGGCCAACTTTTTCTTGAAGATTTTCCAATGTATTCCGCGTGCTAAAATCTGGGACTCGAATACTTCAGGTCACTGTATCAATATTAACATACCGATTCTCGTGACAGCTGCTATCAATGTGGTGTCTGATCTCCTGATGCTATGTTTACCCATTATTTGCGTTTGGCGACTGCAAATGTCGATTAGGAGGAAGTTAGGTATTTCTGCTATATTTGCTGCTGGTATCTT CGGATGCTTTGCAAGTATTATGCGTCTTGAAGTCAGCGTCAGGGACAGGAACACTAAGGACCCAACATACGACTGGTACA CCGAGATCACCTGCGGGATCCTCGCGAGCTGCCTCCCTGCACTGCCGACGTTTTTCCGCCACTTCTTCGGCAAAGCTAGAACTATGCTTTCAAGGAGTCGTACAAGAGGATCCTCGAATCGTAGTCAAGACCGGTCTCTGGAGAAAGCAACAGAGCTGTATACCCTAACATATCCGCGCGGCCAAAAACATCACATAATTACCGATAACCGATTGATCGATCAAGACCGGGAACTGGACGATGACAGGACCCAGATTTTTAGTGGGCCTAGCTATGCGGTGACCGAGGCTAGAGTGGAAGGGAGAACCCCTCTAGGCCAAAGGGCCTATCATGGAGATGATACGGTGTTGAATGGAGAGGACGGCAGTGGTCATTGTAGGGGAATATTGAAAGTCGTTGAG CCCTCGCTACGCAAAGGCGGTGGACCCACCCGCGGAACCCAGAAACACTGGAGGAACTTTGCGTGCCTCGATAACTTCAGccaacaacctcctcatcgccaaccAGTCGTCTCACCGATTACCACCGTCGCGATGGCTCAAGAACGTTCCGGTATTGCGGTTGGTCTCAACAAGGGCCAC AAAACCACCCCCCTCAACACCCCCAAGACCCGCATCAGCCGCTCCAAGGGCAAGGCCTCCCGCCGCACCGCTTTCGTTCGCGACATCGCCCGTGAGGTCGTCGGTCTCGCTCCTTATGAGCGCCGTGTCATTGAACTTCTGAGGAACGCTCAGGACAAGCGCGCCAGGAAGCTCGCTAAGAAGAGG CTCGGTACCTTCACCCGCGGCAAGAGAAAGGTCGAGGACATGCAGCGCGTCATCGCCGAGGCCCGCCGTGTCGGTGCTCACTAA
- a CDS encoding uncharacterized protein (transcript_id=CADANIAT00006000) — MYIFNRVSQTEQRGDSSLASNISVNKPVVLSFFLSVSIHAVMHFTADMRLSGLEGDKRTDDLGARIKDRPLFPGHLSLSAARQKVSIIVSLLKVDITDIAHNLRTLIPEHDSAPYFR, encoded by the exons ATGTACATATTTAATAGGGTCAGTCAAACTGAACAGAGAGGAGATTCCTCCCTGGCTTCGAATATATCTGTCAACAAACCAGtcgttctttctttctttctttcggTCTCCATTCATGCAGTCATGC ATTTCACCGCTGACATGCGCTTGAGCGGACTCGAGGGAGATAAACGTACCGATGATCTAGGCGCCCGCATAAAGGACAGACCTCTTTTTCCCGGACATTTGTCTCTTTCAGCCGCACGACAGAAAGTCAGTATCATTGTTTCTCTTCTTAAGGTGGACATTACCGACATAGCTCACAACCTGCGCACATTGATACCCGAGCATGACTCCGCTCCATATTTTCGATGA
- a CDS encoding putative UBX domain protein (transcript_id=CADANIAT00006001) produces the protein MSSHVVVLDSTARRATIKTTPGKYLTDILQEACKKFGLDASQYGLKHKSKQLDLSLAFRLTGLSPGAKLELVQLSRSPSIVTVALQLPPSEARGAPNGRLMDKFPSTTSIWMLLRKFEAGVAGSASIRNLTGRGVPVTDGQGSGRLFYETPVVQILDRELSTLPDFQKSLAQYGFNSGNVLVRLSFRRTSQPLEEAMTKIHEYFKSSEDEIATEQTSTPKSEEINKENDSSAVQSPAPVSNGSQGDPVPATQPTNGPSGPGLVSPPQQSEPSADSADLSRPVTVYAPPSSDTPQSAQIAYNDDDYVPSVEHAQIHQRRLQASSKNTRLRSDAEIAAAAKAEEERRAAVKEVEVKIRLPDQSQIVSKFGQQDTGKTLYAFVRSCLAPQYATEKFTLTNFSGPAAPKSHQSNVPFQTVLPDSEDGLLIKNHGMTGRVLINFSWDASVPLEIRQSRSGLLKTELQSRAQEHKIEQPPDVMDTSEDVAVPLKPTDSGKQNGEKSGARKIPKWLKLPGKK, from the coding sequence GCATAAAAGTAAACAGCTCGATCTGTCGCTAGCATTTCGACTTACTGGACTCTCTCCCGGCGCGAAATTAGAGCTTGTACAACTTTCTCGTTCTCCCTCCATCGTCACGGTTGCGCTACAACTTCCCCCGTCAGAAGCCCGAGGGGCGCCAAATGGTCGGCTTATGGACAAATTTCCTAGCACAACCAGTATATGGATGCTTCTCCGCAAGTTTGAGGCAGGAGTCGCCGGCAGTGCATCCATACGCAATCTCACCGGGCGAGGGGTTCCCGTCACCGATGGACAAGGGTCTGGACGATTGTTCTACGAAACTCCTGTTGTACAAATATTAGACCGCGAGTTATCAACGTTACCAGATTTCCAAAAGTCGTTGGCGCAGTACGGGTTCAATAGCGGCAATGTTCTCGTGCGATTGAGCTTTCGTCGGACAAGCCAGCCATTGGAGGAAGCGATGACGAAGATTCACGAATACTTCAAGTCATCCGAGGATGAAATCGCAACAGAACAAACATCTACACCAAAGTCTGAAGAAATCAACAAAGAGAACGATTCTTCCGCTGTCCAATCGCCAGCGCCTGTCTCCAATGGCAGCCAAGGTGACCCTGTTCCCGCAACACAACCCACGAACGGCCCGTCGGGTCCAGGCTTAGTTAGTCCTCCTCAGCAGTCTGAGCCCTCAGCCGATTCAGCCGATCTTTCTCGACCTGTGACCGTCTATGCTCCCCCATCTAGCGATACCCCTCAGTCGGCGCAAATCGCATACAACGATGACGACTACGTACCCTCCGTTGAACATGCCCAGATACACCAACGGCGGCTTCAAGCTTCAAGCAAGAACACTCGCCTTCGGTCAGACGCAGAaattgcggctgcggcgaaAGCGGAGGAGGAACGTCGAGCGGCCGTCAAAGAAGTGGAAGTAAAGATTCGACTTCCAGACCAAAGCCAAATAGTCTCCAAATTCGGACAACAAGACACTGGCAAGACCCTCTATGCATTTGTCCGCAGCTGCCTCGCACCACAATATGCCACAGAGAAATTCACCCTCACAAACTTCTCCGGCCCGGCCGCTCCAAAATCCCACCAATCCAATGTGCCTTTCCAAACCGTTCTTCCCGATTCCGAAGACGGCCTCCTCATAAAAAACCACGGCATGACCGGCCGTGTTCTAATCAACTTTTCCTGGGATGCATCTGTACCTCTTGAAATTCGGCAGAGCCGCTCCGGCCTCTTAAAAACTGAGCTTCAAAGCAGGGCACAAGAACACAAGATCGAGCAACCTCCCGATGTCATGGACACTTCCGAAGATGTTGCGGTACCGTTAAAACCAACCGATTCAGGCAAACAAAATGGCGAGAAATCTGGGGCTCGGAAGATCCCAAAATGGCTAAAATTGCCTGGGAAGAAATAG